The Thermoplasmatales archaeon nucleotide sequence CGCCCATCTGCTGGTTGAATCTGCCATGAGGGCGACATCGTAGCCCATGTCCCTGTAATATTCTGCAATTGTTATTCCTGTATATACGCTTGCTTCTCTTGCAGCAACTGGCATGTTTGATGTGTTTGCTATTAAAACCGTTCTTTCCATCAGTGGATGACCAGTTTTAGGGTCTTTAAGTTGTGGAAAATCTCGCAAAACTTCTGTCATTTCATTTCCTCTTTCTCCACATCCTATATAGACAACTATATCTGCGTCACTCCATCTTGCAAGCTGATGCTGGCTAACTGTTTTTCCAGTTCCAAATCCTCCTGGTATAGCTCCAGTGCCTCCTTTTGCAATGGGGAAAAAAGTGTCAAAAACTCTCTGCCCTGTGATAAGGGGTAAAGAAGGAGGTAATTTTTCCTTAAATGGGCGTTGCTTCCTTACAGGCCATTTTTGGAGCATGCATATTTCTTTTCCACCAACAACTGCAATTGGCTCGTCAATCCTGAATTTTCCTTCTTCTATGCTTTCTACATTTGCTTTACCAATTTCCAGAGGTAACATTATTCTATGCTCTATTATTGGTGTTTCTTTTACAATCCCTAAAATATCTCCTCCCTCAACCTTTTCCTTTTCTTTTACAGTTGGAATAAATTCCCATTTTTTCTTCCTATCCACAGCAGGTAATTCAACACCCCTCTTTATAAATTCATTGCATTTTTTAACAATCTCTGGTAGTGGCCTTTGAATTCCATCATATATTGAAGTAAGTAATCCCGGAGCAAGCTCAACAGAAAGTGGCATTCCTGTGCTCTCTACTTTTTCTCCTGGTTTCAATCCAGTTGTATCCTCATAAACCTGAATTATTGCCTTATCCTCTTTTAGCTGTATTATTTCTCCAACAAGTTTTTCTTCTCCAACCTTAACCAAATCATACATTTTCGCTCCTTTCATTTCTTTTGCCTTCACAACCGGTCCCGAGACGCTTATTATTTTTCCTTTCATTTTATACCTCCAGCCCCACCGCTCTTACAATAATCTTTTTCAGAGAATCTTCCCCAGCAATTTTCTCTTTTCCAGGAATCTCAACAATAAATGGCGCATTGCCCCGCAGGCGATGCATAAATATTTTATCCCTGAGTTTGGTTGCAAATTTTTCTGAAATAATAAGGATTGCAAAATCCTCCCTTTTTATAATTTCATCAAATTCTTCATAACTATAAATATTTACTCCAGCCATTCTAAGCAGTATTTCAACATCTCCTTCTACTATTCCAGCTATTTTCAAGCAATCACCATTGGCTTAACAAGGTTAGTCATTTTCTCTTCTATACCTTTTGAAATTGCTTTAAGATTTCTTACTTCAAATTCTTTTTCAATTAAAAACCTTATTCCTGGTCCTATAGCAAGAGGGTTTTCATTTGCAATTAAAGAGGAGATATAAAGTAAATGCT carries:
- a CDS encoding ATP synthase subunit A — protein: MKGKIISVSGPVVKAKEMKGAKMYDLVKVGEEKLVGEIIQLKEDKAIIQVYEDTTGLKPGEKVESTGMPLSVELAPGLLTSIYDGIQRPLPEIVKKCNEFIKRGVELPAVDRKKKWEFIPTVKEKEKVEGGDILGIVKETPIIEHRIMLPLEIGKANVESIEEGKFRIDEPIAVVGGKEICMLQKWPVRKQRPFKEKLPPSLPLITGQRVFDTFFPIAKGGTGAIPGGFGTGKTVSQHQLARWSDADIVVYIGCGERGNEMTEVLRDFPQLKDPKTGHPLMERTVLIANTSNMPVAAREASVYTGITIAEYYRDMGYDVALMADSTSRWAEALREISGRLEEMPGEEGYPAYLASRLAEFYERAGRVIVMGSNNREGSISVVGAVSPPGGDFSEPVTQNTLRIVKVFWALDAELADRRHFPSVNWLRSYSLYLDRVSDWWGKNIGKEWLKLRNEAMALLQKEEELKEIIRLVGPDALPAIDRVILEGARIIREDFLQQNAYHEIDTYCPPKKQYEMLRIIVKFYNLMKECVEKGVDFEKLKNLKSKEMIARMATTPNEEWEKRFKEIEKYMEEEIEKLKKP